In Alistipes sp. ZOR0009, one DNA window encodes the following:
- a CDS encoding NAD(P)H-dependent oxidoreductase: MERAEILAAFNFRHACKEFDKGKMIPSEEFELILEAARLSPSSFGFEPWKFLVVQNPAYREKLKAGAWGATLKLDTASHFVVALCRKADMRYDSDYIQYMMRDVQHHPQNVIETRASYFKAFQEKDFDLTDERKLFDWAAKQAYIALGNMMTVAALRGIDSCPIEGFDQQQTNGVLADHFGIDTTQFGVAYMVAFGYRIAQPQPKTRKLLAEIVQTF, translated from the coding sequence ATGGAAAGAGCAGAAATTTTGGCAGCCTTCAACTTTAGGCATGCCTGCAAGGAGTTTGACAAGGGGAAGATGATCCCCAGCGAGGAATTTGAGCTAATCTTGGAGGCGGCTCGCCTTTCGCCCAGCTCATTTGGCTTCGAACCTTGGAAGTTTTTAGTTGTACAGAATCCAGCATATAGGGAGAAGCTTAAAGCGGGAGCTTGGGGGGCCACCCTGAAGCTCGATACGGCCAGCCACTTTGTGGTTGCCCTTTGCCGAAAGGCTGACATGCGCTACGATAGCGACTACATTCAGTACATGATGCGTGATGTACAGCACCATCCGCAAAATGTGATTGAAACAAGAGCCAGCTACTTTAAGGCATTTCAGGAGAAGGATTTTGATTTGACCGATGAGCGAAAGCTTTTCGATTGGGCCGCCAAGCAAGCCTATATCGCCCTTGGAAACATGATGACCGTTGCCGCGCTTCGAGGTATCGACTCATGTCCAATAGAAGGGTTCGACCAGCAGCAAACGAACGGGGTATTGGCCGACCATTTTGGCATCGATACAACACAATTCGGGGTAGCCTATATGGTTGCCTTCGGATACCGCATAGCTCAGCCTCAACCTAAAACCCGAAAACTGCTAGCTGAAATTGTGCAAACCTTCTAG
- a CDS encoding DoxX family protein: MKDREYAVVVARIVLGINIWAHGVVRVPSLNSFSEWMVGLYKDCILPLPLVQAWSYAVPFIELFLGGLLVVGLFSRNVLLALGGYLAVLVLGSCLIQKWEWAAFQMIYALFVSFLLYNLGYNGFSIDRLLDSRKEIIK, from the coding sequence ATGAAAGATCGAGAGTATGCAGTGGTGGTTGCCCGAATAGTCTTGGGCATAAACATATGGGCGCACGGGGTGGTTCGAGTACCATCCTTAAATAGCTTTAGCGAATGGATGGTGGGGCTATATAAAGATTGCATTCTACCGCTCCCTTTGGTGCAAGCATGGAGCTATGCCGTTCCCTTCATAGAGCTTTTTTTAGGCGGATTACTCGTTGTTGGGCTCTTCTCTCGAAATGTTCTTTTGGCATTAGGAGGTTACCTCGCGGTGCTAGTTCTTGGTTCCTGCCTCATTCAAAAATGGGAGTGGGCAGCCTTTCAAATGATCTACGCGCTGTTTGTTTCCTTCCTGCTGTACAACCTTGGTTACAATGGATTTTCTATTGATAGGCTTTTGGATAGCCGAAAAGAGATTATTAAATAA
- a CDS encoding polysaccharide deacetylase family protein, which yields MKKMYLLPALLAGLLATACGETKSGTNEGKPAAESTWPNDAQLVISLSMQFETGGQPEGADSPFSGNKLPAGQPDLPAQSWFHYGAVEGVYRMLDLWDKHGVKVTSHVVGQAAVRYPEVAKAIANRGHEIAAHGIRWSNQWDMAYDEEKQFIKKGVDTVAAITGQHAVGYNSNWLRRSPNTVKVLQDLGFLYHIDDLSRDEPFIEIVRGKKFVVMPYTLRNNDIVNIEGKHWSPDQFLSQLKAEFDQLYSEGATRRRMMSVSLHDRIGGTPAVVKVMDEFIRYAKEHKGVVFMRKVDIAKMVINDPNTPVDNYEAAYNN from the coding sequence ATGAAAAAGATGTATCTTTTACCTGCTCTGCTTGCTGGCCTGTTGGCTACAGCTTGCGGAGAAACGAAGAGCGGTACCAACGAAGGCAAACCGGCAGCCGAGTCGACTTGGCCGAACGATGCCCAGCTCGTTATTTCCCTTTCGATGCAGTTCGAAACGGGAGGTCAGCCTGAAGGAGCAGACAGCCCCTTTTCGGGAAATAAGCTGCCAGCCGGGCAGCCCGATCTACCCGCACAAAGCTGGTTTCACTACGGAGCCGTTGAGGGTGTTTACCGAATGCTCGATTTATGGGACAAGCATGGCGTTAAGGTTACCTCGCATGTTGTTGGCCAAGCCGCAGTTCGCTATCCCGAGGTGGCAAAAGCTATTGCCAACAGGGGTCACGAGATTGCTGCCCACGGAATTCGTTGGAGCAACCAGTGGGATATGGCATACGATGAGGAAAAACAATTTATCAAGAAGGGTGTTGATACGGTGGCGGCCATAACAGGCCAACATGCCGTGGGATATAACAGCAACTGGCTGCGTCGGAGTCCCAATACGGTGAAGGTGCTGCAAGATCTGGGTTTCCTTTACCATATCGACGACTTGAGTAGGGATGAGCCCTTTATCGAGATTGTTCGTGGCAAAAAGTTTGTGGTAATGCCCTACACCCTTCGTAATAACGACATTGTCAATATCGAAGGTAAGCATTGGAGTCCCGATCAGTTCCTTAGCCAGCTAAAGGCGGAGTTCGATCAGCTTTATAGCGAGGGGGCAACTAGGCGTCGGATGATGTCGGTTAGCCTACATGACAGGATAGGAGGAACTCCGGCTGTTGTAAAGGTGATGGACGAGTTTATCCGTTACGCTAAGGAGCATAAGGGAGTTGTTTTTATGCGTAAGGTAGACATTGCCAAAATGGTGATAAACGATCCGAATACGCCCGTAGATAACTACGAGGCCGCCTACAATAATTAG
- a CDS encoding alkene reductase, protein MDHLFKPFQLNDIGLKNRFVMAPMTRSRATQPGDIPNDLMATYYHQRAVAGLIITEATQVSLQGKGYARTPGIYTSLQVDGWRKVTDKVHSAGAKIFLQLWHVGRVGSHLVNGLQPVAPSAVAAQGTSVYIFDGAPNGDATFVPVDTPREMSAEDIQSTVADFARGAANAIEAGFDGVEVHAANGYLIDQFLRSNSNLRTDEYGGSAENRIRLLLQVTQAVVDAVGKERVGVRLSPFIRFKDMDDPEIQPTILLAAERLNELGIAYIHLCEADWDDAPQIPLEFRQRLRQVFAGAIIATGNKTPEEGDLLIDQGLVDLVGFGRSFISNPDFPMRVLLKKPLSPITDSHTLFGGGGAHGYTDYPFYLESGDSI, encoded by the coding sequence ATGGATCATCTTTTTAAACCTTTTCAGCTAAACGATATCGGCCTAAAGAACAGGTTCGTTATGGCACCGATGACCCGTTCGAGGGCAACTCAACCGGGCGATATTCCCAACGATCTGATGGCAACCTACTACCATCAGCGAGCCGTTGCAGGCCTTATTATTACCGAAGCAACACAGGTGTCTCTTCAAGGTAAAGGGTATGCCCGCACGCCGGGTATATACACCTCCCTGCAGGTTGATGGCTGGCGAAAGGTAACCGATAAGGTGCATAGCGCAGGCGCAAAAATCTTCCTGCAGCTTTGGCATGTAGGAAGAGTAGGGAGTCACCTTGTAAACGGACTTCAGCCCGTTGCGCCGTCGGCGGTGGCGGCACAGGGAACATCAGTTTATATCTTCGACGGAGCACCTAATGGCGACGCCACCTTTGTTCCAGTTGATACCCCACGCGAAATGAGCGCAGAGGATATTCAAAGCACCGTTGCCGATTTTGCCCGTGGCGCTGCCAATGCCATAGAGGCAGGCTTCGATGGCGTTGAGGTGCACGCGGCAAACGGCTACCTTATCGATCAGTTTCTTCGCTCCAACTCCAACCTCCGCACCGACGAGTATGGAGGCTCGGCCGAGAACCGCATTCGCCTGCTGCTACAGGTTACCCAGGCGGTGGTCGATGCGGTAGGAAAGGAGCGGGTAGGCGTACGCCTATCGCCCTTTATCAGGTTTAAGGATATGGACGATCCGGAGATACAGCCAACCATACTGCTTGCCGCCGAGCGGCTAAACGAGCTGGGTATCGCCTACATTCACCTTTGTGAGGCCGACTGGGACGATGCGCCGCAAATACCGCTCGAGTTTAGGCAGCGCCTGCGCCAGGTGTTTGCCGGGGCTATCATCGCCACGGGCAACAAAACACCCGAAGAGGGCGATCTGCTCATAGATCAAGGGCTGGTGGACTTGGTGGGCTTTGGCCGCAGCTTTATCTCCAATCCCGATTTCCCCATGAGGGTGCTGTTAAAGAAACCCTTGAGCCCCATCACCGATAGCCATACGCTTTTTGGCGGCGGCGGAGCTCACGGGTACACCGACTACCCCTTCTACCTCGAATCTGGTGATAGCATATAG